The following are encoded in a window of Danio aesculapii chromosome 12, fDanAes4.1, whole genome shotgun sequence genomic DNA:
- the fam53b gene encoding protein FAM53B, with amino-acid sequence MCVAMVIIHTKTLEKKAVDDVTSKASLQPQEPLTMSQGTALLSCGIMDSGCWADVGSVRGVQQRPVGSSLESLWDSMREAGSAGSISGLLRDLSLSEASPASAAPPSKRQCRSLSCSEELGCRSSWRPQGSRVWTAVEKRRCHSGGSVQRGVFNPSGFPAMQRSSSFTLPAHSSHLEPFAHGFPFQAFSECPQTPQTLYRSHEQICPAEASSPESTPELQRRSGQSGLARSRSQPCVHNHQKIGVKRRRPADSHKQRPSLDLLKMTQKLQDFHSLSCPGFSGDDQTLPSSSPTLLNDTCERAQNNSSADGITHQSESSSADALIHQSESSSADALIHQSESSRPPGKERECLWAGLCSRRGRDLFQLGGELDIEQIERN; translated from the exons caGGAGCCGCTGACCATGAGCCAGGGGACGGCTCTGCTCTCCTGTGGAATTATGG ACTCTGGGTGCTGGGCGGATGTTGGTAGTGTGCGTGGCGTCCAGCAGCGGCCTGTGGGCTCCAGTCTGGAGAGTCTGTGGGACAGTATGCGCGAGGCGGGCTCCGCCGGCAGCATCAGCGGGTTACTGAGGGATCTGAGTCTGAGTGAAGCATCTCCTGCTAGCGCCGCACCGCCCAGCAAACGCCAATGCCGCTCGCTATCTTGCTCGGAGGAGCTGGGCTGCCGCTCATCCTGGCGTCCGCAGGGCTCGCGCGTCTGGACGGCAGTAGAAAAGCGACGCTGCCACAGCGGAGGGAGCGTCCAGAGAGGAGTCTTCAATCCGTCAGGCTTTCCTGCAATGCAGCGCAGCTCCAGCTTCACTCTGCCGGCGCACAGCAGTCATCTGGAGCCCTTCGCTCATGGTTTCCCATTCCAGGCGTTCTCCGAGTGCCCACAGACGCCGCAGACGCTGTACCGTTCGCATGAGCAGATCTGCCCGGCGGAGGCCAGCTCTCCTGAATCCACCCCAGAGCTGCAGCGCCGCAGCGGGCAGAGCGGACTCGCACGCAGCCGATCGCAGCCCTGCGTACACAACCATCAGAAGATCGGAGTCAAGCGCAGGAGACCGGCCGACTCGCACAAACAGAGGCCCTCGCTGGACCTGCTCAAGATGACACAG AAGCTGCAGGATTTTCACAGTCTCAGCTGTCCAGGATTCAGCGGCGATGACCAAACTCTACCGTCCAGCAGCCCGACGCTCCTCAACGACACATGTGAGCGTGCTCAGAACAACAGCTCAGCGGACGGCATCACACACCAATCAGAGAGCAGCTCAGCTGACGCCCtcatccaccaatcagagagcagcTCAGCGGACGCCCtcatccaccaatcagagagcagcagGCCCCCTGGAAAGGAGCGTGAGTGCTTGTGGGCGGGGCTTTGTAGCAGAAGGGGGCGGGATTTATTCCAGCTGGGTGGAGAACTGGATATCGAACAGATCGAGAGGAACTGA